Proteins encoded together in one Deinococcus irradiatisoli window:
- a CDS encoding toxic anion resistance protein: MSNASDLGPLTPPETLSAPKAVPSIGPDQGRDMTPLSSEDKTRLDEMARAFVQDVTRLDAHGEGFKRKLDSVHALGLEEQRAAAQVSNRMLERPLRATKAGVFNEGSEIIKGLTDLRHTVEELDPSRGTPARRFFGMLPGGKKVQSYMERYASAQDHLNAILDTLYRSQDELRKDNASIETEKVALWNVMQKLRQYAYVGQAVDDALTERLALLEHTDAEKARMVREELLFGVRQRVTDLLTQLAVSVQGYLALDLVRKNNLELIKGVDRATTTTISALRTAVLVSQALGTQQMVLDQVTALNTTTGNMIESTSNLLRTQSARIQEGAGSATVNVEQLQNAFKNVYAALDAISEYKVRALENFRQTTQILAKEVGTAQTYLDRERQQASQEIASELRVSDSVVQGGELKL; encoded by the coding sequence ATGAGTAACGCGAGTGACCTCGGTCCCCTGACGCCGCCCGAAACCCTCAGCGCTCCCAAAGCCGTGCCGAGCATCGGCCCCGACCAGGGCCGCGACATGACGCCGCTGAGCAGCGAGGACAAGACCCGCCTTGACGAGATGGCCCGCGCCTTCGTGCAGGACGTGACCCGGCTGGACGCGCACGGCGAAGGCTTCAAGCGCAAGCTCGACTCGGTGCACGCGCTGGGCCTGGAAGAGCAGCGCGCGGCGGCGCAGGTGAGTAACCGCATGCTGGAGCGCCCGCTGCGCGCCACCAAGGCCGGGGTGTTCAACGAGGGCTCGGAGATCATCAAGGGCCTGACCGATCTGCGCCACACCGTCGAGGAACTCGATCCTTCTCGCGGGACCCCGGCGCGGCGCTTTTTCGGGATGCTGCCCGGCGGCAAGAAGGTGCAGAGCTACATGGAGCGCTACGCCAGCGCCCAGGACCACCTCAACGCCATTCTGGACACGCTCTACCGCTCACAGGACGAACTGCGTAAAGACAACGCTTCCATCGAAACCGAGAAGGTGGCGCTGTGGAACGTGATGCAAAAACTGCGCCAGTACGCCTACGTGGGGCAGGCGGTGGACGACGCCCTGACCGAGCGCCTGGCGCTCCTGGAGCACACCGACGCCGAGAAAGCCCGGATGGTGCGCGAGGAACTGCTCTTTGGGGTGCGCCAGCGCGTCACCGACCTGCTCACCCAGTTGGCCGTCAGTGTGCAGGGCTACCTGGCGCTCGATCTGGTGCGCAAGAACAACCTCGAACTCATCAAAGGCGTGGACCGCGCCACCACCACCACCATCAGCGCCCTGCGAACCGCCGTGCTGGTCTCGCAGGCGCTGGGCACCCAGCAGATGGTGCTCGATCAGGTCACGGCGCTCAACACCACCACCGGCAACATGATCGAGAGCACCTCCAATTTGCTGCGCACCCAGTCGGCCCGCATTCAGGAAGGGGCCGGCAGCGCCACCGTCAACGTCGAGCAGCTGCAAAACGCCTTCAAGAACGTCTACGCCGCCCTCGACGCCATCAGCGAGTACAAGGTGCGGGCGCTGGAGAACTTCCGCCAGACCACCCAGATTCTCGCCAAGGAAGTCGGCACGGCCCAGACCTACCTCGACCGCGAGCGCCAGCAGGCCTCGCAGGAAATCGCCAGCGAACTGCGGGTCAGTGACAGCGTGGTGCAGGGCGGCGAACTCAAGCTCTGA
- a CDS encoding trimeric intracellular cation channel family protein: MSDGSPFPFDPASIQTGLHYLDLAGIFAFSMSGALTAVRRRFDIFGVVVLGGVTAVGGGSIRDTLTGNTPPLFLQDETYLWVAILGAVLAFAFGERLARFERTLSFFDTIGLALFAASGALLGVRLGLGPLGVTFVGMLSGVGGGIIRDLLAAQVPEVMYRNDQLYATAAALGAVTVYLIHPRLPDLETQLIAAAVVALVRWVSRRGWVKLPVRKLPG; encoded by the coding sequence GTGTCCGACGGCTCACCTTTTCCATTCGACCCGGCCTCGATTCAGACCGGGCTGCATTACCTCGATCTGGCGGGCATCTTTGCCTTCTCGATGTCGGGAGCACTCACGGCGGTGCGCCGGCGCTTCGACATTTTCGGGGTGGTGGTGCTGGGCGGGGTCACGGCGGTGGGCGGCGGCAGCATCCGCGACACCCTCACCGGCAACACCCCGCCGCTGTTCTTGCAGGACGAAACCTACCTGTGGGTCGCCATTCTGGGCGCGGTGCTGGCCTTCGCCTTCGGTGAGCGGCTGGCGCGCTTCGAGCGCACGCTGAGCTTTTTCGACACCATCGGGCTGGCCCTCTTCGCGGCCAGCGGCGCGCTGCTGGGGGTGCGGCTGGGCCTGGGACCGCTGGGCGTGACGTTTGTCGGCATGCTCAGCGGGGTGGGCGGCGGCATCATCCGCGACCTGCTGGCCGCCCAGGTGCCGGAGGTGATGTACCGCAACGACCAGCTGTATGCCACCGCCGCCGCGCTGGGAGCGGTGACGGTGTACCTGATTCACCCGCGCCTGCCGGACCTGGAAACCCAGCTGATCGCGGCGGCGGTGGTCGCGCTGGTGCGCTGGGTCTCGCGCCGGGGCTGGGTGAAGTTGCCGGTACGCAAACTGCCGGGCTAG
- a CDS encoding CofH family radical SAM protein: MTPLIPSASPDTGLLAKAERGERLSHAEITALYALPLPEVAAVAHELRLRRTDPGTVTFLIDRNINYTNICNVGCNFCAFYRTKRQKDSYTLDYEQISEKIVELEAVGGSRILMQGGVNPKLPLSYYTGLLRHIKAHHPTIRIEAFSPEEVLFMEKAFGLDLDTLLDTLIEAGLDGLPGAGGEILEDDVRAKAAPARIRSADWFRILDAAQRKGLYTISTMVIGFGESYAQRASHLIKIRDQQDKALREYGVGFAGFAMWSLQTEHTRLHGKAPGASAHEYLQQLAVARIALDNQPNIQASWPAQGFKVAQAALYYGASDLGSTMLEENVVSAAGGHGRHNATVRELVRIAHDAGFKPAIRNSYFQILRYPDVGAVLGLNAAAELDEARAVGAPG, translated from the coding sequence ATGACGCCCCTGATCCCCTCCGCTTCCCCGGATACCGGCCTGCTCGCCAAGGCCGAGCGCGGGGAGCGTCTGAGCCACGCCGAGATCACGGCCCTGTACGCGCTGCCGCTGCCGGAAGTGGCGGCGGTGGCCCACGAGCTGAGATTGCGCCGCACCGATCCCGGCACCGTGACGTTTCTGATCGACCGCAACATCAACTACACCAACATCTGCAACGTGGGCTGCAACTTCTGCGCCTTTTACCGCACCAAGCGCCAGAAAGACAGCTACACCCTCGACTACGAGCAGATTTCCGAGAAGATCGTGGAACTCGAAGCGGTGGGCGGCTCGCGCATCCTGATGCAGGGCGGGGTCAATCCCAAGTTGCCGCTCTCTTACTACACCGGGCTGCTGCGCCACATCAAGGCCCACCACCCCACCATCCGCATCGAGGCGTTCTCGCCGGAAGAAGTGCTGTTCATGGAAAAGGCCTTCGGCCTCGACCTCGACACGCTGCTCGACACCCTGATCGAAGCGGGCCTCGACGGTCTGCCGGGCGCGGGCGGCGAGATTCTGGAAGACGACGTGCGTGCCAAGGCCGCCCCGGCCCGCATCCGCAGCGCCGACTGGTTCCGGATTCTCGACGCTGCGCAGCGCAAGGGCCTGTACACCATCTCGACCATGGTGATCGGCTTCGGCGAGAGCTACGCCCAGCGCGCCAGCCACCTCATCAAGATCCGCGACCAGCAGGACAAGGCGCTGCGCGAGTACGGGGTGGGGTTCGCGGGGTTTGCGATGTGGAGCTTGCAAACCGAGCACACCCGCCTGCACGGCAAGGCGCCGGGCGCCTCGGCCCACGAGTACCTGCAGCAGCTCGCCGTGGCCCGCATCGCCCTGGACAACCAGCCGAACATCCAGGCGTCGTGGCCGGCGCAGGGCTTCAAGGTGGCGCAGGCCGCCCTGTACTACGGCGCGTCCGATCTGGGCAGCACCATGCTGGAAGAAAACGTGGTTTCGGCGGCGGGCGGCCACGGGCGACACAACGCCACCGTGCGCGAGCTGGTGCGCATCGCCCACGACGCCGGGTTCAAGCCGGCCATTCGCAACAGCTACTTTCAGATTCTGCGCTACCCCGACGTAGGCGCGGTGCTGGGCCTGAACGCCGCCGCCGAGCTCGACGAAGCGCGGGCGGTCGGCGCGCCGGGCTGA